A region of Micromonospora sp. WMMD882 DNA encodes the following proteins:
- a CDS encoding M50 family metallopeptidase, with the protein MTPIDSLGDLWDRLLGAQPDPPPLLVLATAVVALVVVSTRMPWRIARNAITIAHEGGHALAALLTGRRLHGIRLHSDTSGLTLSAGRPSGPGMILTLLAGYVAPPLIGLAGALILGGNRITLLLWVAVALLLAMLVMIRNAFGVVSLVVTGGLVLAVSWYASPQVQAAFAYAGVWFLLLGGVRPVVELQRLRGRGRLPESDADQLAGLTHLPAFLWVTVFALVNLVVLVVGGALLAGPALTDAGLTP; encoded by the coding sequence ATGACCCCGATCGACAGCCTCGGTGACCTGTGGGACCGGCTCCTCGGGGCGCAGCCCGACCCGCCGCCGCTGCTCGTCCTCGCCACCGCCGTGGTCGCGCTGGTGGTGGTGTCGACCCGGATGCCGTGGCGGATCGCCCGCAACGCGATCACCATCGCCCACGAGGGCGGGCACGCGTTGGCCGCCCTGCTCACCGGCCGCCGGCTGCACGGCATCCGGCTGCACTCGGACACCTCGGGCCTGACCCTCTCCGCCGGTCGCCCCAGCGGCCCCGGCATGATCCTCACTCTCCTCGCCGGGTACGTCGCCCCGCCGCTGATCGGCCTCGCCGGGGCCCTGATCCTCGGCGGGAACCGGATCACCCTGCTGCTCTGGGTCGCGGTGGCGCTGCTGCTCGCCATGCTGGTGATGATCCGCAACGCGTTCGGCGTGGTGTCGCTCGTGGTCACCGGCGGGTTGGTGCTGGCCGTCTCCTGGTACGCGTCGCCGCAGGTGCAGGCCGCGTTCGCGTACGCCGGGGTGTGGTTCCTGCTGCTCGGCGGGGTGCGGCCGGTGGTGGAGCTGCAACGGCTGCGCGGCCGGGGCCGGCTGCCCGAGTCCGACGCCGACCAACTCGCCGGACTGACCCACCTGCCGGCGTTCCTCTGGGTGACGGTGTTCGCCCTGGTCAACCTGGTGGTCCTGGTGGTGGGCGGGGCCCTGCTCGCCGGCCCGGCCCTCACCGACGCCGGCCTGACTCCCTGA
- a CDS encoding GH25 family lysozyme: MTRTRPSLRRLFAAGLATLATAAVGLVATAGPAAAATTPGIDVSHWQGSINWTSVRNSGVQFAYIKATEGTSYKDPQFNTNYVNSYNAGIIRGAYHFARPNVSSGATQANYLASNGGAWSADSRTLPAALDVEANPYSGGTCYGLSTTGMRNWIQDFLNTYRSRTGRYAVIYTTTSWWNQCTGSWTGPWTNHPLWLARWSSSPGTLPAGAPVWSFWQYTDSGSVSGISGGVDRNHWNGTRDRLVALANNTR, encoded by the coding sequence ATGACGCGTACCCGCCCGTCGCTACGCCGCCTGTTCGCCGCCGGCCTGGCCACGCTCGCCACCGCCGCCGTCGGCCTGGTCGCCACCGCCGGTCCGGCCGCCGCCGCCACCACGCCCGGAATCGACGTCTCGCACTGGCAGGGCTCGATCAACTGGACCAGCGTCCGCAACTCGGGCGTCCAGTTCGCCTACATCAAGGCCACCGAGGGCACCAGCTACAAGGACCCGCAGTTCAACACCAACTACGTGAACTCCTACAACGCGGGCATCATCCGGGGGGCGTACCACTTCGCCCGGCCGAACGTCTCCTCCGGCGCGACCCAGGCGAACTACCTGGCCAGCAACGGCGGCGCGTGGTCGGCGGACAGCCGCACCCTGCCGGCCGCCCTGGACGTCGAGGCCAACCCGTACAGCGGGGGCACCTGCTACGGCCTGAGCACCACCGGGATGCGCAACTGGATCCAGGACTTCCTGAACACGTACCGCTCGCGCACCGGCCGGTACGCGGTCATCTACACCACCACGAGCTGGTGGAACCAGTGCACCGGCAGCTGGACCGGCCCGTGGACCAACCACCCGCTGTGGCTGGCCCGCTGGTCGAGCAGCCCGGGCACCCTGCCGGCCGGCGCCCCGGTGTGGAGCTTCTGGCAGTACACCGACTCGGGCAGCGTCTCCGGCATCAGCGGCGGCGTCGACCGCAACCACTGGAACGGCACCCGGGACCGGCTGGTCGCCCTGGCGAACAACACCCGCTGA
- a CDS encoding serine/threonine-protein kinase, with amino-acid sequence MSNALPQLVANRYRLISPLGQGGMGRVWKARDEVLHRDVAIKELVPPPSLTDEERREMRERSLREARAIARLNHVNVVRIFDVLRTDGDPWIVMEYVASKSLQDTIAEDGPVSPARAVEIGLGVLGALKAAHKAGVMHRDVKPGNVLLGTDGRVVLTDFGLATIPGDPNVTRTGMVLGSPAYIAPERARDGTAGPEGDLWSLGATLYAAVEGKSPYARPSAIATLAALATEPPPPAKNAGPLKAVLNGLLRKDPAERIDAEVAERLLRRAGGKRSRTIPLLDGVRRPGPNGPREPRPPVVPAPRPPESSGASAVPPAAAAAAAASAAVPASDPTTPETANPEATGPGSTGAAADATAKLPAPDTPSATSGPTTSDAAPTAVVPASGDGTGSRPQRSTSVLPATPVSPPPPPPGRAAVPTPAGGPERSGNSRRNLLIGVLVAVLLLGLVLVVPKLLGDSDDPDPGPQTGATTDAAATPSAAPSSSAPAASPTSAPASPTPGPTPSASAGLTLPAGWKMHKDQGGFELPIPSNWVRRDAGRDTVVFDEPNGVGELLVQWTSSPKSDAYADWQSIESGRASRVNDYELIGIERCDFWKTCADWEWLETRDNTRIHVRNRGFVTASNRGYALRWEVAAADWERRLAEFDLITKGFKPDRAD; translated from the coding sequence ATGTCGAACGCGCTTCCCCAACTCGTCGCCAACCGATACCGGCTGATCTCGCCGCTCGGTCAGGGCGGCATGGGTCGGGTCTGGAAGGCGCGCGACGAGGTGCTGCACCGGGACGTGGCGATCAAGGAGCTGGTGCCGCCGCCCAGCCTCACCGACGAGGAGCGCCGCGAGATGCGCGAGCGCTCGCTGCGGGAGGCGCGGGCCATCGCCCGGCTGAACCACGTCAACGTGGTGCGCATCTTCGACGTGCTGCGCACCGACGGCGACCCGTGGATCGTCATGGAGTATGTGGCGTCGAAGTCCCTCCAGGACACGATCGCCGAGGACGGCCCGGTGTCGCCGGCCCGCGCCGTGGAGATCGGCCTCGGCGTGCTCGGCGCGCTGAAGGCCGCGCACAAGGCGGGCGTGATGCACCGCGACGTGAAGCCCGGCAACGTGCTGCTCGGCACCGACGGTCGGGTGGTGCTCACCGACTTCGGCCTGGCCACCATCCCCGGCGACCCGAACGTCACCCGTACCGGCATGGTGCTGGGCTCCCCGGCGTACATCGCGCCGGAGCGGGCCCGGGACGGCACGGCGGGCCCGGAGGGTGACCTGTGGTCGTTGGGCGCGACGCTCTACGCGGCGGTCGAGGGCAAGTCGCCGTACGCCCGGCCGTCGGCGATCGCCACCCTCGCCGCGCTGGCGACCGAGCCGCCGCCACCGGCGAAGAACGCCGGGCCGCTCAAGGCGGTCCTCAACGGGCTGCTCCGCAAGGACCCGGCCGAGCGGATCGACGCCGAGGTCGCCGAGCGCCTGCTGCGCCGCGCGGGCGGCAAGCGCAGCCGGACGATTCCGCTGCTCGACGGCGTACGTCGGCCGGGGCCGAACGGGCCGCGCGAGCCGCGCCCGCCGGTGGTGCCCGCGCCGCGCCCGCCGGAGTCCTCCGGTGCCAGCGCCGTCCCGCCGGCCGCCGCCGCAGCGGCTGCCGCCTCCGCCGCCGTTCCCGCTTCGGACCCGACCACCCCGGAGACCGCCAACCCGGAGGCGACCGGCCCCGGGTCGACCGGCGCCGCAGCGGACGCGACGGCGAAGCTGCCCGCGCCGGATACCCCGTCGGCCACCTCCGGTCCGACCACGTCGGACGCCGCGCCGACCGCCGTGGTCCCGGCCTCCGGCGACGGTACGGGCAGCCGGCCGCAACGGTCCACGTCGGTGTTGCCGGCGACCCCGGTGAGCCCGCCCCCGCCACCTCCGGGCCGGGCCGCCGTGCCGACCCCGGCGGGCGGGCCGGAGCGGTCGGGCAACTCCCGCCGTAACCTGCTGATCGGCGTGCTGGTCGCGGTGCTGCTGCTCGGTCTGGTGCTGGTGGTGCCCAAGTTGCTCGGTGACTCCGACGACCCGGATCCGGGCCCGCAGACCGGCGCGACCACCGACGCCGCCGCCACCCCGTCCGCCGCGCCCTCGTCCAGCGCGCCGGCCGCGTCGCCCACCTCGGCCCCGGCGAGCCCGACGCCCGGCCCGACCCCGAGCGCCTCGGCGGGCCTCACGCTGCCGGCCGGCTGGAAGATGCACAAGGACCAGGGCGGGTTCGAGCTGCCGATCCCGTCGAACTGGGTGCGTCGCGACGCCGGCCGGGACACGGTCGTCTTCGACGAGCCGAACGGCGTCGGCGAGCTGCTGGTCCAGTGGACCTCGTCGCCGAAGTCGGACGCGTACGCGGACTGGCAGAGCATCGAGTCGGGCCGGGCGAGCCGGGTGAACGACTACGAGCTCATCGGCATCGAGCGGTGCGACTTCTGGAAGACCTGCGCGGACTGGGAGTGGCTGGAGACCCGCGACAACACCCGGATCCACGTCCGTAACCGGGGCTTCGTGACGGCCAGCAACCGGGGGTACGCCCTGCGCTGGGAGGTCGCAGCCGCCGACTGGGAGCGGCGACTGGCCGAGTTCGACCTGATCACGAAGGGGTTCAAGCCCGACCGGGCCGACTGA
- a CDS encoding acyl-CoA carboxylase subunit epsilon, with translation MSVEEPQFRVVRGVPTAEELAALVGVLAARSRPTAAPAPAVAPSAWARSGRPGNATPTAGIGAWRASGLPR, from the coding sequence ATGTCCGTCGAAGAGCCCCAGTTCCGGGTGGTCCGGGGTGTTCCCACCGCCGAGGAGTTGGCCGCCCTGGTGGGCGTACTGGCCGCCCGCTCCCGGCCGACCGCCGCCCCGGCGCCTGCCGTCGCGCCCTCCGCCTGGGCGCGCAGTGGCCGACCGGGCAACGCGACGCCCACCGCCGGCATCGGCGCGTGGCGTGCCTCCGGTCTGCCCCGCTGA
- the mycP gene encoding type VII secretion-associated serine protease mycosin, with protein sequence MATVVLPAAPAQADRIRNDQWHLRYLKVAEAHKITRGEGVTVAILDTGVDRHPDLRSNLLRGIDIVAGGSGDGSNDLHSHGTAMAGLVAAHGRATGIGALGIAPAAKILPITTSSKDNRGTIDDLAAGIEFALTKDADVINISSTGGPNARLQQAVEAAIEADVVVVASAGNYPLDYTVGYPARHPGVIAIGGIDQKGNQAQVSITGREIDVVAPATDIYSTSYDGKYAKGSGTSSATAIVAGAVALIRARFPELSAREVAHRLTATAVDKGAPGRDDEYGYGVIDLVAALTADVPPLVSESPTASAPADVTPTSAVAAPDGDGGGGWSLAAGGLAALGGGVVALGGFAWALAARRRRRAGADRPGG encoded by the coding sequence GTGGCGACGGTCGTGCTGCCCGCCGCTCCGGCGCAGGCGGACCGCATCCGCAACGACCAGTGGCACCTGCGCTACCTCAAAGTCGCCGAGGCCCACAAAATCACACGCGGCGAAGGCGTAACCGTCGCAATACTCGACACCGGCGTCGACCGACATCCCGATCTACGCAGCAATTTGTTGAGGGGCATTGACATCGTTGCTGGTGGCTCCGGAGACGGAAGCAACGATCTCCACAGCCATGGGACAGCGATGGCAGGGCTAGTAGCCGCCCACGGACGAGCAACAGGGATCGGAGCCCTCGGAATCGCTCCCGCAGCAAAAATCCTGCCAATTACCACGTCATCAAAAGATAACCGAGGCACGATCGACGACCTTGCCGCCGGCATCGAGTTTGCACTAACAAAAGATGCCGATGTAATCAACATTTCTTCTACCGGCGGTCCAAATGCGCGCCTACAACAGGCAGTTGAAGCAGCCATAGAGGCAGACGTGGTAGTCGTCGCCTCCGCTGGAAATTATCCTCTCGACTATACGGTAGGTTATCCGGCACGCCATCCGGGTGTAATCGCAATTGGAGGAATTGACCAAAAAGGAAACCAGGCCCAAGTTTCCATCACTGGGCGAGAGATCGATGTGGTGGCCCCGGCGACTGATATCTACAGCACTAGTTACGACGGCAAGTACGCAAAAGGCAGCGGCACCTCAAGTGCCACGGCGATCGTGGCGGGGGCGGTGGCGTTGATCCGGGCGAGGTTTCCGGAGCTGTCGGCGCGGGAGGTGGCGCACCGGCTCACCGCCACGGCAGTCGACAAGGGCGCCCCGGGTCGCGACGACGAGTACGGGTACGGCGTCATCGATCTGGTCGCGGCGCTGACGGCAGACGTACCGCCGTTGGTGTCGGAATCGCCGACGGCGAGCGCGCCGGCCGACGTGACGCCGACCTCGGCGGTGGCCGCGCCGGACGGAGACGGCGGTGGCGGATGGTCGCTCGCCGCCGGCGGCCTGGCGGCGTTGGGCGGTGGCGTGGTGGCGTTGGGCGGCTTCGCCTGGGCGCTGGCGGCCCGTCGACGTCGCCGAGCGGGCGCGGACCGGCCGGGAGGCTGA